A part of Thiomicrorhabdus sediminis genomic DNA contains:
- a CDS encoding 5-(carboxyamino)imidazole ribonucleotide synthase, whose product MTPITKRIGVLGAGQLGRMMAIAGYPLGQKFGFYAMSADEPSALLGHCFTQADDVDSIARLTEFADVVTYESENTSVEQVREIAKTTPVYPAEKSLFVSQHRGREKGMFDQLEIPCAPYRVINSLAALKSAVDELGLPAVLKTTTEGYDGKGQFVLKQTEQTEQAWQALGGRELILEGFVSFQRELSIVAVRNANNEHVYYPLVQNVHHDGILRYTVAPARDVSDEVQKQAESYMQKLLDELDHVGVLTLELFETLDGLVANEMAPRVHNSGHWTIEGANTCQFENHIRAISGLPLGDTSTRQPIAAMINIIGETGPVEKVLQMPNAHLHLYDKSERAGRKLGHITITAENEDKLYEQIKALNDFLPK is encoded by the coding sequence ATGACCCCAATTACAAAACGCATTGGTGTTTTGGGTGCCGGCCAGTTAGGTCGAATGATGGCGATCGCCGGTTATCCGCTAGGCCAAAAGTTTGGTTTCTATGCGATGAGCGCAGATGAGCCATCGGCGTTGTTGGGGCACTGTTTTACTCAGGCTGATGATGTCGACTCGATTGCGCGTTTAACCGAGTTTGCCGATGTGGTCACCTATGAGAGTGAAAATACTTCGGTCGAACAGGTGCGTGAAATCGCCAAAACCACCCCTGTTTATCCCGCGGAAAAATCGCTATTTGTTTCCCAGCATCGCGGCCGTGAAAAGGGCATGTTTGATCAGTTGGAGATTCCTTGTGCGCCCTATAGAGTGATTAATTCGCTGGCGGCTTTAAAGTCAGCGGTTGATGAGCTTGGGTTGCCGGCGGTGCTAAAAACCACGACCGAAGGTTATGACGGTAAAGGGCAGTTTGTTCTGAAACAGACAGAGCAGACTGAGCAAGCTTGGCAAGCTCTGGGAGGGAGAGAGTTGATTCTGGAAGGTTTCGTCTCTTTCCAGCGAGAGTTGTCGATTGTCGCGGTACGTAATGCCAATAACGAGCATGTCTATTACCCTTTGGTACAGAACGTACATCATGATGGCATCTTACGTTATACGGTTGCACCGGCTAGAGATGTTTCCGATGAGGTGCAGAAACAAGCCGAAAGCTATATGCAGAAATTGCTTGATGAGTTAGATCATGTTGGCGTTCTAACGCTGGAATTATTTGAAACGCTGGATGGTTTGGTGGCTAATGAAATGGCGCCAAGAGTCCATAATTCCGGGCATTGGACCATTGAAGGCGCCAATACTTGTCAGTTCGAGAACCATATTCGAGCTATTAGCGGTTTGCCGTTGGGTGATACATCGACACGTCAGCCAATTGCCGCGATGATTAATATCATTGGTGAAACCGGCCCGGTGGAAAAGGTCTTGCAAATGCCGAATGCTCACCTGCATCTTTACGATAAAAGCGAAAGAGCGGGACGTAAGTTGGGTCACATCACCATTACTGCTGAGAACGAAGATAAGCTTTATGAGCAGATTAAAGCGCTAAACGATTTTCTGCCGAAATAA
- the purE gene encoding 5-(carboxyamino)imidazole ribonucleotide mutase: MSDSNQPLVGVIMGSKSDWPTMQHAVEMLSAFNVPHEVKVVSAHRTPDLMFEYAETAEQRGLQVIIAGAGGAAHLPGMVAAKTLVPVLGVPVQSRALSGQDSLLSIVQMPGGVPVGTLAIGEAGAKNAGILAAQIVANQNADIRKALHDFRNTQTNTVLESPDPRI; encoded by the coding sequence ATGAGTGACTCAAATCAGCCTTTAGTTGGTGTTATTATGGGATCCAAGTCGGATTGGCCGACTATGCAACATGCTGTAGAAATGCTTAGTGCCTTCAATGTTCCACATGAAGTCAAAGTGGTCTCTGCGCACCGAACTCCTGATTTGATGTTTGAATATGCAGAAACAGCTGAGCAGCGTGGTCTGCAAGTGATTATTGCCGGTGCTGGCGGTGCTGCGCATCTGCCGGGAATGGTGGCGGCAAAAACGCTAGTGCCTGTTTTAGGTGTGCCGGTTCAATCAAGAGCCTTAAGTGGTCAAGATTCTTTATTGTCCATTGTGCAGATGCCCGGTGGTGTGCCGGTAGGTACTTTGGCAATCGGTGAAGCCGGAGCCAAAAATGCTGGGATTCTTGCGGCACAAATCGTGGCCAATCAAAATGCGGATATTCGCAAGGCGCTGCATGATTTCCGCAATACACAGACTAATACGGTATTGGAAAGCCCAGATCCGCGTATCTAG
- a CDS encoding phosphate/phosphite/phosphonate ABC transporter substrate-binding protein translates to MRILALLFSITFLLSACSDQNDNVATPKLSTDKKLENIEYRFAIHPLHNPTRLFDVFNPLMDYLNARMPGVTFKVEASRNYAAFDDKLVNAEVPFALPNPYQTLLAIDSGYHVIAKMGDDENFKGIILVRKDSNIESPLDLKGKTVSYPAPTALAATILPQYYLQKHGLDINKDISNKYVGSQESSIMNVFLGTTAAGATWPPPWKALSEERPELKKQLKVIWQTQSLPNNSVVVRNDVNPEHAEQVRQLLSTLHTTVEGKQILAGMYLSKYELADNATYSIVRNFTEEFSRTIRPLQ, encoded by the coding sequence ATGAGAATTCTAGCCCTACTGTTCAGCATCACTTTTCTGCTTAGCGCATGTTCCGACCAAAATGACAATGTCGCAACGCCCAAACTCTCCACAGACAAAAAGCTAGAAAACATTGAATACCGGTTCGCTATCCACCCTTTGCATAACCCGACAAGACTGTTTGATGTATTTAATCCGTTGATGGATTACCTGAATGCGCGAATGCCTGGTGTCACCTTTAAGGTTGAAGCCTCCAGAAACTATGCCGCCTTTGATGACAAACTGGTCAATGCAGAAGTGCCTTTTGCCCTGCCGAACCCATACCAGACATTATTGGCCATAGATAGCGGCTATCATGTTATCGCCAAAATGGGTGATGACGAAAATTTTAAAGGTATTATCCTGGTGCGCAAAGACAGTAATATTGAATCGCCGCTCGATCTCAAAGGCAAGACGGTCAGCTACCCTGCTCCAACGGCATTAGCGGCAACCATCCTGCCCCAGTATTATCTGCAAAAGCACGGCCTGGATATCAACAAAGACATCTCCAATAAATATGTCGGCTCTCAAGAATCATCGATTATGAATGTATTCTTGGGTACGACCGCTGCCGGGGCTACCTGGCCACCTCCTTGGAAAGCGCTCTCAGAAGAACGCCCGGAACTGAAAAAACAGCTCAAAGTCATTTGGCAAACCCAATCATTACCGAATAACAGTGTCGTTGTCAGAAATGACGTCAATCCCGAGCATGCCGAACAGGTACGTCAATTATTGAGCACATTACACACGACCGTGGAAGGCAAACAAATTTTGGCAGGCATGTACTTATCTAAATATGAACTGGCGGACAATGCCACCTACAGTATAGTGCGTAACTTTACCGAAGAGTTTTCCAGAACCATACGGCCCTTACAATAG
- a CDS encoding EAL domain-containing protein, with the protein MKPRKWHHSIKSRLILAVALLHAILMTIFVTDLVHRQQSFLVEESTQSTMGIAKTLATNSIPWVLSSDLAGLEEIMRSQSQQPNLVFAMITDKHGKIIAYHHKEVETSQHIGKYINSDILDKASQNLELAIFQDSPREIDIAAPITVNNALIGWARIHISRKHIFDSIQFITIEGLLYTLAAILIGTFFAWRLGNGLTKGIYSLISTTQKVRAGERDIKVSMDRKDELQTLSNNFQAMLNNLNNKEKELFSEKERLEITLKSIGDGVITTNKDGLITYMNPVSEVLTGWSNFAAEGIHIEKVFKIYNETTMEPAFNPALRSMQQQKIISLTNHTVLINHAGEKISIEDSGAPIVDNKGEIVGAVLVFHDATEARQLRSKLTWQAMHDTLTDLYNRQAFENRLEQLIERNLEDDTLQHCLIYIDLDQFKVVNDTVGHSAGDELLKQIATIMEKQVRESDLLARIGGDEFAILLENCNVEHAERIAEKIRVAVFAHRFIWEDRVFDIGTSIGITLFQGAMSKANIMSQADVACYIAKEQGRNRIHIFREDDQTLNQEFSTLDWVNRIKRAIENEHFMLFAQQVIPLQKESDKKSLEILVRLEDEDGQIITPNQFLPAAERFNLMWRLDMYIVEKSFQWLKIHADKIERLNINISGQSLNNDAFIESLLEILAKDPKINSKVCFEITETIAITHMSACISFLNRIKHQGCMLALDDFGAGFSSFSWLKSLPVDFVKIDGSFILDVMQDKVDAAMVRAIHQISDEMNIQTVAEFVENKEVSDWLAATGIDYAQGYYYHKPSPLENIDF; encoded by the coding sequence ATGAAACCCCGCAAATGGCATCATTCAATTAAATCACGGTTAATTCTCGCGGTTGCCCTATTGCATGCGATTTTGATGACGATCTTTGTCACCGATCTGGTACATAGACAGCAAAGCTTTCTTGTCGAAGAGTCTACCCAGTCAACCATGGGGATTGCCAAAACACTTGCCACCAACAGCATTCCCTGGGTGTTGTCGAGTGACTTAGCGGGTCTTGAAGAGATCATGCGCTCCCAAAGCCAACAACCGAATCTGGTTTTTGCGATGATCACCGATAAACACGGCAAAATCATTGCCTATCACCACAAAGAAGTGGAAACCAGCCAGCACATCGGTAAATACATCAATAGCGACATACTTGATAAGGCCTCACAGAATCTCGAGTTGGCCATTTTTCAGGACTCTCCCAGAGAAATCGATATCGCCGCCCCCATTACCGTGAATAATGCATTGATCGGCTGGGCACGTATCCACATCAGCCGCAAACACATTTTCGATAGCATTCAATTTATCACCATTGAAGGGTTGCTCTATACACTGGCCGCTATTCTAATCGGAACCTTTTTTGCCTGGCGTCTCGGAAACGGCTTAACAAAAGGGATATACAGTTTAATCTCAACCACCCAGAAAGTGCGTGCCGGCGAACGCGACATCAAGGTATCAATGGACCGTAAAGACGAGCTGCAAACCTTGTCGAATAACTTTCAGGCCATGCTCAACAACCTAAACAACAAAGAAAAAGAGCTTTTTTCCGAGAAAGAACGTTTGGAGATCACCTTAAAATCCATTGGTGACGGTGTCATCACCACCAACAAAGATGGCTTGATCACCTATATGAACCCGGTCTCAGAAGTACTGACCGGCTGGAGCAATTTTGCCGCAGAAGGCATCCATATCGAAAAAGTCTTCAAAATCTACAACGAAACGACGATGGAACCGGCCTTCAATCCCGCGCTTCGCAGCATGCAACAGCAAAAGATTATCAGCCTCACCAACCACACCGTATTGATTAATCATGCCGGAGAGAAAATCTCGATTGAAGATTCCGGCGCACCGATTGTCGATAATAAAGGCGAGATCGTCGGGGCCGTATTGGTATTCCATGATGCCACCGAAGCGCGTCAGCTTCGCAGCAAACTGACTTGGCAGGCGATGCATGACACCTTGACCGACCTCTATAATCGTCAAGCGTTTGAAAACCGTTTGGAGCAATTGATTGAACGCAATCTTGAAGACGACACCTTACAGCATTGTTTGATCTATATCGATCTGGATCAGTTTAAGGTGGTAAATGATACGGTTGGCCATTCCGCCGGTGACGAACTGCTTAAGCAAATCGCCACCATCATGGAAAAACAAGTGCGCGAAAGTGACTTATTAGCGCGTATCGGTGGCGACGAGTTCGCCATTTTATTGGAAAATTGCAATGTCGAGCATGCTGAACGCATCGCTGAAAAAATCCGCGTTGCGGTATTCGCCCACCGGTTTATCTGGGAAGATCGTGTTTTCGATATCGGCACCAGTATCGGAATCACCCTGTTCCAAGGCGCAATGAGCAAAGCCAATATTATGAGTCAGGCGGATGTCGCTTGTTATATCGCTAAGGAACAAGGTCGTAATCGAATCCATATCTTTAGAGAGGACGACCAGACGCTTAACCAAGAATTCTCCACTTTGGACTGGGTTAACCGCATTAAGCGCGCAATTGAAAACGAACACTTTATGCTGTTTGCCCAACAAGTCATTCCGTTACAGAAAGAATCCGACAAGAAGAGTCTGGAGATTTTGGTGCGTCTGGAAGACGAAGACGGTCAGATTATTACGCCAAACCAATTCCTGCCCGCCGCCGAACGGTTTAATCTGATGTGGCGTTTGGATATGTACATTGTCGAAAAATCCTTCCAATGGCTGAAAATCCATGCCGATAAGATCGAACGCCTAAATATCAATATATCGGGTCAGTCATTGAACAATGACGCCTTTATCGAAAGCTTATTGGAAATTCTCGCTAAGGACCCGAAAATCAACAGCAAGGTCTGTTTCGAAATTACCGAAACCATCGCCATCACCCATATGTCGGCCTGTATTTCGTTTTTGAACCGCATCAAACATCAAGGTTGTATGCTTGCATTGGATGACTTCGGTGCCGGCTTTTCATCGTTCAGCTGGCTGAAATCACTACCGGTTGATTTCGTCAAAATCGATGGCAGCTTTATTCTCGATGTTATGCAGGATAAGGTGGATGCCGCGATGGTTCGT